A window of Staphylococcus sp. 17KM0847 contains these coding sequences:
- a CDS encoding Crp/Fnr family transcriptional regulator, with product MNHLCVTLVPLFYDLSKEEQIEINKLATHHTYKKNDIIFQPGDDKLVIVARGRMKVYQLSSNGKEQLFRIVELGDYEGENQLFGIKNEELFGQALEKTEICSLSKTAFNQVLLTNPRIALKLFEFSAKKMAKMERQVQLLSMERIEDRLAAYLLDLLEGREKNELDLPITMKDIALYLGTTPETLSRKFKYLENEGYIQRIGKKIIIEDKDKLLDL from the coding sequence ATGAACCATTTATGTGTAACACTTGTTCCATTATTTTATGACCTTTCAAAAGAAGAACAAATTGAAATTAACAAACTGGCAACACATCACACGTATAAGAAGAACGACATTATTTTTCAGCCCGGAGATGATAAATTAGTGATTGTTGCTAGAGGGCGTATGAAAGTATATCAGTTATCTTCAAACGGTAAAGAACAACTTTTTCGTATTGTAGAATTAGGGGATTACGAAGGAGAAAATCAGCTGTTCGGTATAAAAAATGAAGAACTTTTCGGTCAAGCACTTGAAAAAACTGAAATTTGTAGTTTGAGTAAAACAGCCTTTAACCAAGTGCTATTAACAAATCCTCGAATAGCGCTTAAGCTGTTTGAATTCAGTGCGAAAAAAATGGCTAAAATGGAAAGACAAGTGCAACTATTATCTATGGAACGTATAGAGGATCGTCTTGCAGCATACCTCTTAGATTTATTAGAAGGTAGAGAAAAAAATGAATTAGATTTGCCTATAACAATGAAAGATATTGCCTTATACTTAGGTACGACACCAGAAACACTTTCTCGAAAATTTAAATATTTGGAAAATGAAGGCTATATCCAACGTATAGGGAAAAAAATTATCATAGAAGATAAGGATAAACTCTTAGACTTGTGA
- a CDS encoding iron-sulfur cluster repair di-iron protein, ric, protein MLKDYFESNHDTLELYTQAITKAHGKNHPEVFEVRKIYKSIQDKAQHNNWDLSNAFLELRRLTNQYMIPNDACETMTQTYQMLKHFDTLAQE, encoded by the coding sequence ATGTTAAAAGACTATTTTGAATCAAATCATGATACATTAGAATTATATACCCAAGCCATTACGAAAGCACACGGAAAAAATCATCCAGAAGTTTTTGAAGTACGTAAAATCTATAAAAGCATTCAAGATAAAGCACAACATAATAATTGGGATTTATCCAATGCGTTTTTAGAATTACGTCGTCTTACAAATCAGTACATGATTCCTAATGATGCCTGTGAAACAATGACACAAACGTATCAAATGTTAAAACACTTTGATACACTGGCTCAAGAATAA
- a CDS encoding heavy-metal-associated domain-containing protein, translating to MHKATLQLETLACPTCMHKIESAIKQVYGVDEDTVKVLFNASKAKVQFDTKRTNIDEITHAVESVGYDVLKTSER from the coding sequence ATGCACAAAGCCACTTTACAACTCGAAACATTGGCATGTCCAACATGTATGCATAAGATCGAAAGTGCTATAAAACAAGTATATGGTGTTGATGAAGATACGGTTAAAGTACTTTTCAACGCAAGTAAAGCTAAAGTTCAATTTGATACAAAACGAACAAATATTGATGAGATTACTCATGCAGTAGAGTCAGTAGGGTATGATGTATTAAAAACTTCAGAAAGATAG
- a CDS encoding heavy metal translocating P-type ATPase, with the protein MQRGLKRYRNGIIAMTGLLIILAFITKWIIGSEVYATYLLLVASLIGGFPIVIQAYQALKVKVISIDLLVTLAIIGAFVIRAFEESAIVSFLFLFGAFLEQRTLAKTRSAIKSLVEMVPDTAYRQVKTGEFEEVSVDDINEGDILLVKTGSKIPVDGQVIFGKGTVNESSITGESIPVVKSLNSSVFAGTILENGTIHLRTEKVGEDTTFGKIIELVEEAQDSKSQAERLVDRFSKYYTPGVLIFAIMIWIFTHNIELAVTILVLGCPGALVIGVPVSNVSGIGNAARHGILFKGSDVITRFSQTNTMIFDKTGTLTYGNPQVSNTIYYRNKKEYIDSLLVSVEKESDHPLAKAIVNYYPHTTTEKIEATEVIQGGGIVAQIKNHQVLVGNLYLMNQYGVTLTHQMQEDLEDMESEGNSIVLTAIDRELVLILGIRDQIRGGVRENLEKLKKMGIRNLVLLSGDNQGTVDLVAKKLELTEAYGQLLPEDKAEYVRKYQKNNNIVTFIGDGINDSPSLALAHTGIAMGGGTDIAIETSNVVLMHSDFKHITYAMRLAKAIRRNMIENIAIALLVVVFLLASLLLSSWVNMAVGMFIHEFSILIVILNAMRLLKYK; encoded by the coding sequence ATGCAAAGAGGGTTAAAGCGTTATCGTAATGGGATTATAGCAATGACAGGACTTCTTATCATTTTGGCTTTTATAACAAAATGGATTATAGGTAGTGAAGTGTATGCAACATATTTATTATTAGTAGCTTCATTAATAGGTGGCTTTCCTATTGTTATCCAAGCGTACCAAGCACTCAAGGTTAAAGTGATTAGTATTGATTTACTTGTCACACTAGCGATTATAGGTGCTTTTGTGATCAGAGCATTTGAAGAGTCTGCCATTGTCTCATTTCTTTTTTTATTTGGTGCTTTTTTAGAACAACGAACTTTGGCGAAAACACGTTCAGCTATTAAAAGCCTTGTCGAAATGGTACCAGACACAGCTTATCGTCAAGTAAAAACAGGCGAATTTGAAGAAGTTAGTGTTGATGATATTAATGAAGGAGATATTCTTTTAGTAAAAACAGGGAGCAAAATTCCAGTAGATGGTCAAGTGATATTCGGGAAAGGGACTGTCAATGAATCAAGTATCACAGGGGAATCCATTCCAGTAGTTAAATCTTTAAACAGTTCGGTTTTTGCAGGAACAATACTTGAAAATGGTACGATACACTTACGAACAGAAAAAGTAGGAGAAGATACGACATTTGGAAAAATTATTGAACTTGTAGAAGAAGCACAAGATTCAAAGTCACAAGCAGAACGTTTGGTTGATCGATTTTCTAAATATTATACACCCGGTGTACTTATATTTGCGATAATGATTTGGATATTCACGCATAATATTGAATTAGCAGTTACGATTTTAGTATTAGGCTGTCCCGGTGCACTTGTAATCGGTGTGCCTGTATCCAATGTATCGGGCATTGGTAACGCTGCACGTCATGGCATTTTATTTAAAGGAAGTGACGTTATTACGCGTTTTAGTCAGACCAATACTATGATTTTTGATAAAACAGGAACATTAACTTATGGCAATCCTCAAGTATCAAATACGATTTATTACAGGAATAAAAAGGAATATATTGATAGTTTGTTAGTCAGTGTTGAAAAAGAATCAGATCATCCATTAGCAAAAGCAATTGTAAATTATTATCCCCATACAACAACGGAAAAAATAGAGGCAACAGAAGTGATTCAAGGTGGTGGCATTGTAGCACAAATTAAAAATCATCAAGTACTAGTAGGGAACCTTTATTTGATGAATCAATATGGTGTAACTTTAACACATCAAATGCAAGAAGATTTAGAGGATATGGAATCTGAAGGCAACTCCATCGTGCTTACTGCGATTGATAGAGAGCTGGTACTTATTCTAGGTATTCGTGATCAAATCCGCGGAGGTGTGAGAGAAAATTTAGAAAAGCTTAAAAAAATGGGTATTAGAAACTTAGTACTTTTATCTGGTGATAATCAAGGAACAGTCGATTTAGTTGCGAAAAAGTTAGAGCTTACAGAAGCTTATGGTCAATTATTACCAGAAGACAAAGCAGAATATGTAAGAAAATATCAAAAAAATAATAACATCGTCACTTTTATTGGGGACGGTATTAATGATAGTCCCTCACTTGCTTTAGCACATACTGGTATTGCGATGGGAGGCGGTACGGATATAGCTATTGAAACGTCTAATGTAGTATTGATGCATTCCGACTTCAAACATATTACATATGCAATGCGATTAGCAAAAGCGATACGTCGTAATATGATTGAAAATATTGCCATAGCACTGTTAGTTGTCGTATTTCTACTGGCAAGTCTACTTTTAAGCTCATGGGTAAATATGGCAGTAGGTATGTTCATACATGAATTCAGTATTCTAATCGTCATTTTAAATGCAATGCGACTTTTAAAATATAAATAA